The following proteins are co-located in the Cetobacterium sp. NK01 genome:
- a CDS encoding MATE family efflux transporter: protein MKINQLENQPINKLFYKFAIPASIGMLVNSLYVVADGVFISRGIGSIGIAAVNIGYPIINLTAALSLMFGAGGATLISLKSDDQDFKNKSFTYTIFLNLIFYILIASVVFMFPNRIMKSLGATELLLPMVKDYMYPCIVATFFLMLSISLNAIVRNDNAPRKAMNSLFIGAITNIVLDYIFIFILKMGIEGGAYATAIGQVLSAVYLCMHFPKSTFRLSFDIRDIQWKLMGKICSLGFSSFILEFAVMVITILLNITLSRTEGQIGVAAYGIISYSFVIYRMLFTGLAQGIQPLVSFNYGRRNYRRVLAIFRYAHKFCFISTTIALILIKFFALDVVKVFTHESHLFEYTAKGLFLYSSAIIFVGANFMNISYLQAMDKAFLANIISVCRGVVFMGIGIIILPKLLGVDGIWLTLPFADVLTFILTLIIFKILKINKNLKTSSI, encoded by the coding sequence ATGAAAATCAATCAACTAGAGAATCAACCGATAAATAAATTATTTTATAAATTTGCTATTCCAGCTTCAATAGGAATGTTAGTTAACTCCTTATACGTTGTTGCAGATGGTGTATTCATCTCAAGAGGTATTGGAAGTATTGGAATTGCGGCTGTAAATATCGGATACCCCATAATTAATTTAACTGCTGCTTTAAGTCTAATGTTTGGAGCAGGTGGAGCCACACTAATATCACTTAAAAGTGATGATCAAGATTTTAAAAATAAAAGTTTTACATATACTATATTTTTAAATCTAATTTTTTATATTTTAATTGCATCTGTAGTTTTTATGTTTCCAAATCGAATTATGAAATCTTTAGGTGCTACAGAACTTTTACTTCCAATGGTTAAGGATTATATGTATCCATGTATTGTAGCAACCTTCTTTTTAATGTTATCAATATCATTGAATGCTATTGTAAGAAATGATAATGCTCCTCGAAAAGCTATGAATTCTCTTTTCATTGGAGCTATTACAAATATTGTTCTAGATTATATTTTTATCTTTATTTTAAAAATGGGAATTGAAGGTGGAGCCTACGCCACTGCAATTGGACAAGTTTTATCAGCTGTCTATCTCTGTATGCATTTTCCAAAATCAACTTTCAGATTATCTTTCGATATAAGAGATATCCAATGGAAATTGATGGGGAAAATTTGTTCTTTAGGTTTTTCATCTTTTATCTTAGAATTTGCTGTTATGGTTATAACAATTCTTTTAAATATAACTCTTTCAAGAACTGAAGGACAAATAGGAGTTGCTGCATATGGTATTATATCTTACTCTTTTGTTATTTATAGAATGTTATTTACTGGTTTAGCTCAGGGAATCCAACCTCTTGTTAGTTTTAATTATGGTCGTCGAAATTATAGAAGAGTCTTAGCAATCTTTAGATACGCTCATAAATTTTGTTTTATTTCTACTACTATAGCATTAATTTTAATAAAATTCTTTGCTTTAGATGTAGTTAAAGTTTTTACACATGAATCACATCTTTTTGAATATACCGCTAAAGGATTATTTCTATACTCTAGTGCTATTATATTTGTAGGAGCTAATTTTATGAATATATCATATTTACAAGCTATGGATAAAGCTTTTTTAGCTAATATTATTTCTGTTTGTAGAGGGGTGGTTTTCATGGGAATTGGAATAATTATTCTTCCTAAACTCCTTGGAGTTGATGGAATTTGGTTAACACTTCCTTTTGCAGATGTTCTTACTTTTATTTTAACTTTAATAATTTTTAAGATTCTCAAAATTAATAAAAATTTGAAAACATCAAGTATATAG
- a CDS encoding flavodoxin family protein codes for MKVIAFNGSPREKGNTYFALKMVGDELEKEGIEFEVIHVGNKAIRGCIGCNGCAKNRDEKCVMKDDNYVNEWVQKMKEADGILLGSPVHFASLGATMKAFLDRAFYVASVNGGLFRHKVGASVVAVRRSGGVPTFDQLNNYLNYSEMLMPTTNYWSVIHGLRPGEVEQDEEGKQIMRILGKNMAWLLKMVDYTKDKINPPEKENKKYTHFIR; via the coding sequence ATGAAAGTTATCGCATTTAATGGAAGTCCTAGAGAAAAAGGAAATACTTATTTTGCTTTAAAGATGGTAGGAGATGAACTTGAAAAAGAAGGGATCGAGTTTGAGGTAATACATGTTGGAAATAAAGCTATAAGAGGGTGTATTGGTTGTAATGGATGCGCTAAAAATAGAGATGAAAAATGTGTAATGAAAGACGATAATTATGTAAATGAATGGGTTCAAAAGATGAAGGAAGCTGATGGTATTTTATTGGGTTCACCAGTTCACTTTGCATCGTTAGGAGCTACAATGAAAGCATTTTTAGATAGAGCATTTTATGTAGCATCAGTAAATGGAGGACTTTTTAGACATAAAGTAGGAGCTTCAGTTGTTGCAGTAAGACGTTCTGGAGGAGTCCCAACATTTGATCAATTAAATAACTATTTAAATTATTCAGAGATGTTAATGCCTACAACTAATTATTGGAGTGTAATACATGGGCTAAGACCTGGTGAAGTTGAGCAAGATGAAGAAGGAAAACAGATAATGAGAATTTTAGGTAAAAATATGGCTTGGCTTTTAAAAATGGTTGATTATACAAAAGATAAAATTAATCCACCAGAAAAAGAAAATAAAAAATATACACATTTTATAAGATAA
- the coaBC gene encoding bifunctional phosphopantothenoylcysteine decarboxylase/phosphopantothenate--cysteine ligase CoaBC, giving the protein MKNILIGVTGGIAAYKSANIISILRKKGYNVKVIMTESATKIITPQTLETLSRNRVVTDMWERNHQIEVEHISLAEWADVFLVAPATFNIVGKVANGIADDMLSTVISACKKPIYFALAMNVNMYENPILKDNVNKLEKLGYNFIEADEGFLACNVNAKGRLKNEEDIVEIIEQEFILPTPKLLKGKKVLITAGRTEEPLDPIRYFSNRSSGQMGYSLAKAAIDLGADVTLISGPTNLEIPHGLKEFVRVRSAVNMFEAVMERFDSQDIGIACAAVADYRPKNYSTEKIKKADGDLIITLERNPDILFNMGEKKKNQILIGFAAETENIVENAKKKLIKKNLDFIVANNAENMQKTTNSIQIIKKNGESINYKEQPKSEIAKCIFNEILKEI; this is encoded by the coding sequence ATGAAAAATATTTTAATTGGAGTTACAGGAGGAATTGCTGCTTACAAATCAGCTAATATAATATCTATATTAAGAAAAAAAGGATATAATGTTAAAGTTATAATGACTGAAAGTGCAACTAAAATAATTACTCCTCAAACATTAGAAACTCTTTCTAGAAATAGAGTTGTCACAGATATGTGGGAAAGAAATCATCAAATTGAAGTTGAACATATCTCTTTAGCAGAATGGGCAGATGTTTTTTTAGTCGCTCCAGCAACTTTTAATATTGTAGGAAAAGTAGCTAATGGTATTGCAGATGACATGTTATCTACTGTTATTTCAGCTTGTAAAAAACCCATATATTTTGCATTAGCTATGAATGTAAATATGTATGAAAATCCCATTTTAAAAGATAATGTCAACAAATTAGAAAAATTAGGTTATAACTTTATTGAAGCTGACGAAGGATTTTTAGCTTGTAATGTAAATGCTAAGGGAAGGCTAAAAAATGAAGAGGATATTGTTGAGATTATTGAACAAGAGTTTATCTTACCCACTCCTAAACTTTTAAAAGGGAAAAAAGTTTTAATAACTGCAGGTAGAACAGAGGAACCTTTAGATCCTATAAGATACTTTTCTAATAGATCTAGCGGTCAAATGGGATACTCTTTAGCTAAAGCTGCAATTGATTTAGGAGCTGATGTAACTTTAATATCTGGTCCAACAAATCTTGAAATACCTCATGGTTTAAAAGAATTTGTTAGAGTTAGAAGTGCTGTTAACATGTTTGAAGCAGTTATGGAAAGATTTGACTCCCAAGATATAGGAATAGCTTGTGCTGCTGTAGCTGATTATAGACCTAAAAACTACTCTACCGAAAAAATAAAGAAAGCTGATGGTGATTTAATCATCACTCTTGAAAGAAACCCCGATATTCTATTTAATATGGGAGAAAAAAAGAAAAATCAAATTTTAATAGGATTTGCTGCCGAAACTGAAAATATTGTTGAAAATGCTAAGAAAAAACTAATTAAAAAGAACTTAGATTTTATCGTTGCTAACAATGCCGAAAATATGCAAAAAACTACTAATAGTATTCAAATTATCAAGAAAAATGGAGAAAGTATTAACTATAAAGAACAGCCTAAAAGTGAAATTGCCAAGTGTATTTTTAATGAAATATTAAAAGAAATATAA
- a CDS encoding TolC family protein, whose amino-acid sequence MKFYIFFITFSFLLTGCITPKVNETPVKTIVTENKPQNTETFFQSYQWWENSKDQYLTSLINEVLKTNSELKIAKLNIEKAIYTLNSTENSNLSTIALGGSWNRNHVLNSHVKTDLPIKDIKNSDTIDMGTLAIQGEYIFDIWGKFDALRNQAQYSKIATQLQSEWSTLTLSTTVANLYGKYILLTKENKVFEKKLAISKEVLNFQNILYNTGLGTKESILNANNNVNSLNQKISEINNQKTILKNGFYALVGNVKSKNIDNILLQIDFNTPDFDYFLDIPEYIDSDIVVNRPDVKYYLALINSQRENLKSLKADFYPRFSITGKYEYQNINIQNLLKAHSTLWELGPSLYLPLFNRNTLIQNYNIAGVDLNIFVENYNNNLIKAYQDINNNLNTLKTSKISNQLENKNYSNVKSTYNDNTTLYNIGSISKLELLNYQNTLLDTELSYIENSFSLYTGQINLIGSLGGYYKNEVK is encoded by the coding sequence ATGAAATTTTATATTTTTTTTATTACTTTTTCTTTTTTACTAACAGGTTGTATCACACCTAAAGTCAATGAAACTCCTGTTAAAACTATAGTTACAGAAAATAAGCCGCAGAATACTGAGACTTTTTTTCAATCATATCAATGGTGGGAAAATTCTAAAGATCAATATTTAACTTCTCTTATTAACGAAGTTTTAAAAACAAATAGTGAACTTAAAATTGCTAAACTAAATATCGAGAAAGCTATTTATACTTTAAATTCTACTGAAAATTCAAATCTATCGACTATTGCTTTAGGTGGAAGTTGGAATAGAAACCACGTATTAAATTCCCACGTGAAAACTGATTTACCTATAAAGGATATTAAAAATAGTGACACTATTGATATGGGAACTCTTGCTATTCAAGGAGAATATATTTTTGATATTTGGGGAAAATTTGATGCCTTGAGAAATCAAGCTCAATACTCTAAAATAGCAACTCAACTTCAAAGCGAATGGAGTACTCTCACTTTATCAACTACTGTTGCAAATCTTTATGGAAAATATATATTATTAACAAAAGAAAATAAAGTCTTCGAAAAAAAATTAGCTATTTCTAAAGAAGTTTTAAATTTTCAAAATATTCTTTATAATACTGGATTAGGAACTAAAGAAAGCATTTTGAATGCTAACAACAATGTTAACTCTTTGAATCAAAAAATTTCTGAAATTAATAACCAAAAAACTATTTTGAAAAATGGTTTTTATGCTTTAGTTGGAAATGTAAAATCCAAAAATATTGATAACATCTTATTACAAATAGATTTTAACACTCCAGATTTTGATTATTTTTTGGATATTCCTGAATATATTGACTCTGATATAGTTGTTAATCGACCTGACGTAAAATATTATTTAGCATTAATTAATTCTCAAAGAGAAAACTTAAAATCTTTAAAAGCTGATTTTTATCCTAGATTTTCTATTACAGGAAAATACGAATACCAAAATATCAATATTCAAAATTTATTAAAAGCTCATAGTACATTATGGGAACTTGGTCCTAGTTTATACCTACCTTTATTTAATAGAAATACTCTTATTCAAAACTATAATATTGCTGGTGTTGATTTAAATATTTTTGTTGAAAACTACAATAACAACCTTATAAAAGCTTATCAAGATATCAATAATAATCTTAATACCTTGAAAACATCAAAAATTAGCAATCAATTAGAAAATAAAAATTATAGCAATGTTAAGTCTACTTACAATGATAATACTACCCTTTACAATATTGGTAGCATATCTAAACTTGAACTTTTAAACTATCAAAATACTTTACTTGACACTGAATTAAGTTATATTGAAAATAGTTTTTCTTTATATACAGGTCAAATTAACTTAATTGGATCCCTTGGTGGTTACTATAAAAATGAGGTGAAATAA
- a CDS encoding HlyD family secretion protein, translating to MENQNLNQNLATDETKNKNRKEAKKKMGVFLLIILVLGILYLLYYFLFLKGYEETENAYIHGNQVSITTQVNGVINEINVEDTQLITIGSPVIQLDTVDYEIALINAETKLADAVRKYYTLQNSVKLNQDSVTIAKANLVLADKTLKRQTISSSTGITSKENFDATNFKYINSKNSYEQSLTNLENSKIQAFSNDVYSHPLVVAAIENLKNAYYNLEKTKIFSPISGVIAQKQVELGQQVRAGQTLFTVVDLNKTWVNANFKETQLGDIKPGNSVEIISDLNGKTYKGVVSGISAGSGSAFALIPTQNATGNWIKIVQRVPVRIDFDQESLKKNGILPIGTSLTVKVNTKENVNIPNQFKEQKSELYKIDENKLNLLIEKIVKDNSL from the coding sequence TTGGAAAATCAAAACTTAAATCAAAATTTAGCAACTGATGAAACAAAAAATAAAAATAGAAAAGAAGCTAAGAAAAAGATGGGGGTATTTCTTCTAATTATACTTGTTCTTGGAATTTTATATTTACTTTATTATTTTTTATTTTTAAAAGGTTATGAAGAAACAGAAAATGCTTATATTCATGGAAATCAAGTTTCAATAACAACTCAAGTTAATGGTGTTATAAACGAAATTAATGTAGAGGATACTCAACTAATAACTATTGGTAGTCCTGTTATACAACTAGATACTGTTGATTATGAAATAGCCTTAATAAATGCTGAAACAAAATTAGCTGACGCTGTAAGAAAGTACTATACTTTACAAAATAGTGTAAAACTTAATCAAGATAGTGTTACAATTGCTAAAGCTAATTTAGTTCTTGCTGATAAAACACTAAAAAGACAAACAATCTCTAGTAGTACAGGAATAACTAGCAAAGAAAATTTTGATGCAACTAACTTTAAATACATCAATAGTAAAAATAGTTATGAGCAGAGTTTAACTAACTTAGAAAATAGTAAGATCCAAGCTTTTAGCAATGATGTATACTCTCATCCTCTTGTTGTAGCTGCCATAGAAAATTTAAAAAATGCATACTATAATTTAGAAAAAACAAAAATTTTCTCTCCTATTTCAGGAGTAATTGCCCAAAAGCAAGTAGAACTAGGTCAGCAAGTTAGAGCTGGTCAAACTCTTTTTACTGTTGTTGATTTAAATAAAACTTGGGTTAATGCAAACTTCAAAGAAACTCAACTCGGGGATATTAAACCTGGTAACTCTGTTGAAATTATTAGCGATTTAAATGGAAAAACTTATAAAGGTGTGGTTTCAGGTATATCGGCTGGATCAGGTAGTGCTTTTGCTTTAATTCCAACACAAAATGCTACTGGTAACTGGATCAAAATTGTTCAAAGAGTTCCTGTTCGTATAGATTTTGATCAAGAAAGCCTAAAGAAAAATGGAATCTTACCAATTGGAACTAGTTTAACTGTAAAAGTTAATACAAAAGAAAATGTAAATATTCCAAATCAATTTAAAGAACAAAAATCAGAACTTTATAAAATAGATGAGAATAAATTAAATTTATTAATTGAAAAAATAGTTAAAGATAATAGCTTGTAA
- a CDS encoding DHA2 family efflux MFS transporter permease subunit — translation MNSSIIFATIALAIGSFMNVLDMTIVNVSLSHIAGDFAVAPDQGTWVITSYAVAEAIFLPLIGWLTKRLGIIKQYLGATLLFTLASMLCGISPSYSFLLTMRILQGVVGASMIPLSQTLMLQLYPKEKKGIALGIWSMTIVIAPVVGPVLGGWVTDTASWRWCFYINLPFGIISSLIVYYIFRKDIAKEKTVKEPVDIVGFIFLAIGVGSLQLMLDKGNDLDWFSNKTIIALSISAFIFLVLLVIWEWYHESPVVNVRLFLDRNFCVGSFSLMFSVLAYFSGVVAIPLWLQNYMGYTAFISGKSTCTLGLAILMVAPILGKKIDHLDSRKVAALGFFLLGISTFLTSNYSPQITPGYIGLTRFFNGFGVGIFFIALNTLTLSNISNENLASASGIYNFMRNIGSSLGTSLVIPAWNHTMAFHHNMMASTITTANPNINSTISSSVQSLALINQQVIVQSSIMGINDVLIGSGVISLLLIPFLFLAKSTKPELS, via the coding sequence ATGAACTCATCAATTATTTTTGCCACAATCGCTCTAGCTATTGGTTCTTTTATGAATGTTCTTGATATGACTATTGTCAATGTTTCTTTAAGTCATATTGCAGGAGATTTTGCTGTGGCACCTGATCAGGGTACATGGGTTATAACTTCTTATGCTGTAGCAGAAGCAATATTTTTACCACTTATTGGGTGGTTAACAAAACGTTTAGGTATTATCAAACAATATTTAGGTGCAACTTTATTATTTACTTTAGCTAGTATGCTTTGCGGTATAAGTCCCTCTTATAGTTTTCTATTGACTATGAGAATTTTGCAAGGAGTTGTTGGAGCTAGTATGATTCCTCTATCACAAACACTTATGCTTCAACTATACCCAAAAGAAAAAAAAGGTATTGCCCTTGGTATTTGGTCTATGACAATAGTTATAGCTCCTGTTGTTGGTCCTGTTTTAGGAGGATGGGTTACTGATACAGCTTCTTGGAGATGGTGCTTTTATATAAATCTACCTTTTGGTATTATATCTAGTTTAATTGTTTATTACATCTTTAGAAAAGATATTGCAAAAGAAAAAACCGTTAAAGAGCCTGTTGATATAGTTGGATTTATTTTTTTAGCTATCGGTGTTGGTTCTTTACAACTTATGTTAGACAAAGGAAATGACTTAGATTGGTTTTCTAATAAAACTATTATTGCATTAAGTATATCTGCTTTTATTTTTTTAGTCCTCTTAGTCATTTGGGAATGGTACCATGAATCCCCTGTAGTTAATGTCCGTTTATTTTTAGATCGAAATTTTTGTGTCGGATCATTTTCACTTATGTTTTCAGTACTTGCATATTTTAGTGGGGTCGTCGCCATTCCTCTTTGGTTACAAAATTATATGGGATACACAGCTTTCATCAGTGGAAAATCAACCTGCACTTTAGGTTTAGCTATTTTAATGGTTGCTCCTATACTTGGTAAAAAAATAGATCATTTAGATTCTAGAAAAGTTGCTGCTCTTGGGTTCTTTTTACTTGGAATATCCACGTTTTTAACTTCTAACTATTCTCCTCAGATAACTCCAGGTTATATTGGTCTAACTAGATTTTTTAACGGTTTTGGTGTTGGTATATTTTTCATAGCTCTAAATACATTAACGCTTTCAAATATTAGCAATGAGAATTTAGCAAGTGCATCTGGAATTTATAATTTTATGAGAAATATAGGCAGCAGTTTAGGGACCTCTCTTGTTATCCCAGCATGGAATCACACAATGGCTTTTCATCATAATATGATGGCATCTACAATAACAACAGCAAACCCAAATATTAATAGTACTATTAGCTCATCAGTTCAATCTTTAGCATTAATAAATCAACAAGTTATTGTTCAATCCTCTATTATGGGAATTAATGATGTTTTAATTGGAAGTGGAGTCATCTCTCTTTTATTAATACCATTTTTATTTTTAGCAAAATCAACCAAACCAGAATTAAGCTAA
- the yqeC gene encoding selenium cofactor biosynthesis protein YqeC, producing MKKKFNFAEAFDLEVGDIISVTGGGGKTSLISKLAKELSQNYRVLITTTTKIYLPKIEEYENFILERKTENKNTIEKQGTCKNIDYLAEEIDYKNKKIIGVNDKTLEKVLKNYDFILIESDGSKGKSLKVWRENEPVISKYSNKIIGVINLNVLNTKVKDSVYRYESIINKENKQEKKITSNFIVKYIKTGNFFRNMIDKDCKKIEKYLFINGIEDWKKLNAGIKICNNLNKENIPIILGSIRKELNFQLKKE from the coding sequence TTGAAGAAAAAATTTAATTTTGCAGAAGCATTTGATTTGGAAGTAGGAGACATAATATCAGTTACTGGAGGAGGAGGAAAGACTTCTTTAATATCTAAGCTGGCAAAGGAATTGTCACAAAATTATAGAGTATTGATAACAACAACAACAAAAATATATCTTCCTAAAATTGAAGAATATGAAAATTTTATTTTAGAAAGAAAAACAGAAAATAAAAATACGATAGAAAAACAAGGAACATGTAAAAATATAGATTATTTAGCAGAAGAGATTGATTACAAAAATAAAAAGATTATTGGAGTAAACGATAAAACATTAGAAAAAGTATTAAAGAATTATGATTTTATTTTAATAGAAAGTGATGGATCTAAGGGGAAATCATTAAAAGTTTGGAGAGAAAATGAACCTGTAATTTCAAAATATTCTAATAAAATAATAGGAGTAATAAACTTAAATGTATTAAATACAAAGGTAAAAGATTCTGTTTACAGATATGAGAGTATTATTAATAAAGAAAACAAACAAGAAAAGAAAATAACTTCTAATTTTATTGTAAAATATATAAAAACTGGAAATTTTTTTAGAAATATGATAGATAAGGACTGTAAAAAAATAGAAAAATATCTTTTCATTAATGGTATAGAGGATTGGAAAAAACTTAATGCAGGAATAAAAATATGTAATAATTTAAATAAAGAAAATATACCAATTATTTTAGGAAGCATAAGAAAAGAACTAAATTTTCAGTTAAAAAAAGAATAA
- a CDS encoding XdhC family protein, protein MDKDIIFNISKKLENGMGVALVTLIEIDGSSPGRKGNLMGVFQTGEICGTVGGGNLEFKLIKEALKAIEENKSKSLEFDLIEEAALHMACGGKVKAFIKVFEKKEKLIVIGGGHIGSELYKLGDYLGFEIVMIDDREEFCNSEKYPNAKNIVGNLEEITKNLKLDEYSFVVIVSRGHLGDKVALKGVLGRGAKYIGMIGSRSKVKKTFNELEKEGISVVELEKVYSPIGLDISSGSPKEIGVSIISEILKIKNNLSGQSLRILP, encoded by the coding sequence ATGGATAAAGATATTATTTTTAATATATCAAAGAAGCTAGAAAATGGTATGGGAGTAGCCCTTGTAACTTTAATTGAAATTGATGGTTCAAGCCCTGGAAGAAAGGGGAACCTTATGGGAGTTTTTCAAACTGGAGAAATTTGTGGAACAGTAGGAGGCGGAAACTTAGAGTTTAAATTAATTAAAGAGGCATTAAAAGCAATAGAAGAAAATAAGTCTAAAAGTTTAGAGTTCGATCTTATAGAGGAAGCTGCTCTACATATGGCGTGTGGAGGAAAAGTTAAGGCTTTTATAAAAGTCTTCGAAAAAAAAGAAAAATTGATAGTTATTGGTGGAGGTCATATAGGATCTGAATTATATAAATTAGGAGATTACTTAGGATTTGAAATAGTAATGATTGATGATCGAGAAGAATTTTGTAATTCAGAAAAGTATCCAAATGCAAAAAATATAGTTGGAAATCTAGAGGAAATAACGAAAAATTTAAAGCTAGATGAGTATTCTTTTGTGGTTATAGTCTCAAGGGGACATTTAGGAGATAAGGTAGCTTTAAAAGGTGTTTTAGGAAGAGGTGCTAAATATATAGGAATGATTGGGAGTAGAAGTAAAGTGAAAAAAACTTTTAATGAACTTGAAAAAGAGGGAATATCTGTAGTGGAATTAGAAAAAGTTTATTCTCCAATAGGACTTGATATTTCCTCAGGAAGCCCTAAAGAGATTGGAGTTTCTATAATTTCTGAAATTCTGAAAATAAAAAATAATCTTTCAGGACAATCCTTGAGGATTTTACCCTAG
- the hydA gene encoding dihydropyrimidinase, translating to MLLKNGKVLIKDKIEQVDIKIEKEKIIEIGENLKEDGSFIDLKGAYVVPGGIDVHTHFNIDVGVISVDDFQSGSMAALAGGTTTIIDHPGFGPKGCNLEYMIDKYMDYAENSFCDYSFHGVFQEVDKNSFKELEKLKKRGINSFKIYLTYSFKQEDEAIIKIFQYAKNLDMVVAVHAENDAIISFLKNKYTEERKGKPIYHAYSRPSYSEAEAVSRLIRLAETVEFEKLYFVHISSKESLDEIIRAKLRGRKFWVETCTQYLYLNELNYLEDGGEKYILSPPLRKEEDIKALWKGIDKNYIDIIATDHCSFSLEQKRDGINEFWKCPNGIPGVQERVLLLFSEFLKGKLSVEKYLNLTSTKPAEIFGMSSRKGSIEIGKDADLVIFKEKKLVLNSKMLFSKANYSCFDGFKLLADIDKVFLRGELVYSHNLEEVKLNKIGKFIPRY from the coding sequence ATGCTTTTAAAAAATGGGAAAGTTTTGATAAAAGATAAAATTGAACAGGTAGATATAAAAATAGAAAAAGAAAAAATAATAGAAATTGGAGAGAATTTAAAAGAAGATGGAAGTTTTATAGATTTAAAAGGAGCTTATGTAGTTCCTGGAGGAATAGATGTTCATACTCATTTTAATATAGATGTAGGGGTTATATCAGTTGATGATTTTCAAAGTGGTTCTATGGCAGCTCTAGCAGGGGGAACTACTACAATAATAGATCATCCAGGATTTGGGCCAAAAGGGTGTAATTTAGAGTATATGATAGATAAATATATGGATTATGCGGAGAATTCATTTTGTGATTACTCTTTTCATGGTGTTTTTCAAGAGGTAGATAAAAATAGTTTTAAAGAACTCGAAAAACTAAAAAAAAGAGGAATAAATAGTTTTAAAATATATTTAACATACTCTTTTAAACAAGAAGATGAAGCTATAATTAAAATTTTTCAATATGCTAAAAACCTTGATATGGTTGTAGCAGTTCATGCAGAAAATGATGCTATTATAAGTTTTTTAAAAAATAAATATACGGAAGAAAGAAAAGGAAAGCCAATATATCACGCTTATTCTCGCCCAAGTTACTCAGAGGCGGAAGCAGTTTCAAGATTAATAAGATTGGCAGAAACAGTAGAGTTTGAAAAATTATATTTTGTCCATATCTCATCAAAAGAATCTTTAGATGAAATTATTCGGGCAAAATTAAGAGGAAGAAAGTTTTGGGTAGAAACATGTACTCAATATCTTTATTTAAATGAGTTAAATTATCTAGAAGATGGTGGTGAAAAATATATTCTTTCACCTCCTCTTAGAAAAGAAGAAGATATAAAAGCTTTATGGAAAGGTATAGATAAAAATTATATAGATATTATAGCAACAGATCATTGCTCCTTTAGTTTAGAACAAAAAAGAGATGGAATAAATGAATTTTGGAAATGTCCAAATGGAATTCCTGGTGTTCAAGAAAGAGTTTTATTACTATTTAGTGAATTTTTAAAAGGAAAGTTAAGTGTTGAAAAATATTTAAATTTAACATCAACAAAACCAGCTGAAATTTTTGGAATGAGTTCTAGAAAGGGAAGTATAGAAATAGGAAAAGATGCTGATTTAGTAATATTTAAAGAAAAAAAATTAGTTCTAAATTCAAAGATGCTTTTTTCTAAAGCTAACTATAGTTGTTTTGATGGCTTTAAGTTATTAGCAGATATAGATAAGGTTTTTTTAAGAGGAGAGTTAGTTTATAGCCACAATTTAGAAGAAGTAAAATTAAATAAAATAGGTAAATTTATACCTCGTTATTAG